A genomic stretch from Mycobacterium cookii includes:
- a CDS encoding PE-PPE domain-containing protein, with protein MTPWKIRGLGVGLLAGACAGLLDLTSVLNASPAFADDSADYTALVLGHAFLAQPDATYMQEVVNTYVDPTPPYAQGEPAYNIVGNPVSVYTPETDYGSGLTQGVTDLNNQLTPLLTANPDANLVIAGYSMSDSDITQEMINLAAAGVKDPNLKFVLAENLNNPDGGIFTRFPGMFGVNLPATPADTPYDTTIYTIEYSGASDFPQYYGNLFADANAADGYLDLHPYLLTGWPAYFDPSTVANAVAENTSAGYDGSTDYYLIPTQDLPILDGLHGVNGTSAYADLIQPDMRVLVDLGYNWTGGADVSTPATLSNPDIDFTAVDSYLNAGADQGMINYLVDLGILPQSDLAGLAGMYPYVPDISALEAGALTAGTTISDASAASDAATSLALLTTDLSESTNPIAVEFGSYFPMMATDMAGFFQTLASSL; from the coding sequence ATGACACCCTGGAAAATTCGGGGGCTGGGTGTTGGCCTACTTGCGGGCGCGTGTGCAGGTCTGTTGGATCTGACGTCGGTGTTGAATGCTTCGCCGGCGTTTGCCGACGACAGTGCTGACTACACCGCGCTGGTCTTGGGCCACGCGTTTCTGGCCCAGCCGGATGCCACGTACATGCAGGAAGTGGTCAACACCTACGTCGATCCCACGCCTCCATATGCGCAAGGGGAGCCCGCGTACAACATCGTCGGCAACCCGGTCAGCGTGTACACGCCGGAAACCGATTACGGCTCGGGGCTGACCCAGGGCGTCACGGACCTGAACAACCAGCTCACGCCGCTACTGACCGCCAACCCCGACGCCAACCTCGTAATCGCCGGCTACTCGATGAGCGACTCGGACATCACCCAGGAGATGATCAATCTTGCTGCGGCAGGGGTCAAAGATCCCAATCTGAAATTCGTGCTGGCGGAAAACCTCAACAATCCCGACGGCGGAATCTTCACCCGGTTCCCGGGGATGTTCGGCGTGAATCTTCCTGCGACACCGGCGGATACTCCGTACGACACCACGATCTACACCATCGAGTACAGCGGGGCCTCCGACTTCCCGCAGTATTACGGCAACCTGTTCGCGGACGCGAACGCCGCGGACGGCTACTTAGATCTGCATCCCTACCTGCTGACCGGCTGGCCGGCGTACTTCGACCCGTCGACAGTAGCTAATGCCGTGGCGGAGAACACATCTGCGGGATACGACGGCAGCACCGACTACTACCTGATCCCCACTCAAGATCTGCCGATACTGGACGGGCTCCACGGCGTCAACGGGACATCGGCGTATGCCGACCTGATCCAACCCGACATGCGGGTACTGGTCGACCTGGGCTACAACTGGACGGGGGGTGCGGATGTGAGTACGCCCGCCACGCTGTCCAATCCCGACATCGACTTCACCGCGGTCGACTCGTATCTCAACGCCGGCGCCGACCAGGGCATGATCAATTATCTGGTTGATCTCGGGATCCTGCCACAATCCGACCTGGCGGGTCTTGCGGGCATGTACCCGTACGTTCCGGATATTTCGGCACTGGAGGCTGGCGCCCTTACCGCTGGTACGACCATTTCCGACGCTTCAGCGGCTTCAGATGCGGCGACGTCGCTCGCTCTGTTGACGACTGATCTGTCGGAATCGACCAACCCGATAGCGGTGGAATTCGGCTCGTACTTCCCGATGATGGCGACGGATATGGCCGGCTTCTTCCAGACGCTCGCCAGCTCGCTCTGA
- a CDS encoding SDR family NAD(P)-dependent oxidoreductase gives MNAKPVALITGATSGIGQATAYRLHDRGYTVFATGRNPEALDALRAKGLQARSLDVTDESAASLVIEEIQAEHGGVDVLVNSAGYPLPRPLEQVALDELRALFETNVVATLHLSQAVLPGMRARRSGTIVTIGSTGGRFTSPGAGAYHTVKYAVEALSLSLGAEVAQFGVRVVLIDPTGVRTPFVSSQFDTVHSYPDDDPYGEFKIRYSETTRRLATTPGATVDADTVARAVVRAIKAKNPRPRYIVGASGKASVLARALLSDRMWDRVMSTGLKG, from the coding sequence TTGAACGCCAAGCCTGTCGCCTTGATCACGGGTGCGACAAGCGGCATCGGCCAGGCCACCGCCTACCGGCTGCACGACCGCGGCTATACCGTGTTCGCAACCGGCCGAAACCCAGAAGCGCTGGATGCATTGCGTGCCAAGGGTTTACAGGCTCGATCCCTCGACGTGACCGATGAGAGCGCCGCGTCGCTCGTCATCGAGGAAATCCAGGCCGAGCACGGCGGGGTCGACGTTCTGGTCAACAGCGCCGGGTACCCACTCCCCCGCCCGCTCGAACAGGTCGCGCTGGACGAATTGCGAGCGCTATTCGAGACCAATGTGGTTGCGACACTTCATTTGTCGCAGGCCGTGTTGCCGGGCATGCGGGCTCGCAGGTCCGGCACGATCGTCACGATCGGCAGTACCGGTGGACGATTCACCAGCCCGGGCGCCGGCGCCTATCACACGGTGAAGTATGCCGTCGAAGCGTTGTCGTTGTCGCTGGGTGCCGAGGTGGCGCAATTCGGCGTCCGGGTCGTGTTGATCGATCCGACCGGGGTTCGAACGCCGTTTGTCTCCTCGCAATTCGACACGGTGCACTCCTATCCCGACGATGATCCCTACGGCGAGTTCAAGATTCGCTACTCAGAAACGACCCGCCGGTTGGCCACCACGCCCGGGGCGACTGTCGACGCCGACACCGTGGCCCGCGCGGTGGTGCGCGCGATCAAGGCCAAGAACCCTAGACCCCGCTACATCGTCGGGGCGTCCGGGAAAGCCTCGGTGTTAGCCCGGGCGCTGCTCAGCGACCGGATGTGGGACCGCGTCATGTCGACGGGCCTCAAGGGCTGA